A genome region from Aurantiacibacter sp. MUD61 includes the following:
- a CDS encoding inositol monophosphatase family protein yields MSEVLDREIHRLMRRVSEQVILPRFRNLADHQVEDKGGNDPVTIADRESEEALHDALSKLAPGVPVVGEEAAHANESVLEYLAGDCWIVDPIDGTRNFTNGEPPFGILIARASGGEAQSGWIYDCLSGRFCVAHSGTGAFIGGEKVSAGSTGETPPVAAISLIFMDDAQREAVKAHICPHYRLTDIPYCAAEQYPRLVLGTNDVSIFERTLAWDHAAGVLWLNEAGGKAARLDGSPYRVDEWQRKGLVGAASPRLYDDMVERLNALPA; encoded by the coding sequence GTGAGCGAGGTTCTCGACCGCGAAATTCACAGACTGATGAGGCGGGTTAGTGAGCAGGTCATTCTCCCGCGCTTTCGCAATCTTGCGGACCACCAGGTGGAGGATAAAGGCGGAAATGACCCGGTAACGATTGCCGACCGTGAAAGCGAAGAGGCTTTGCATGATGCGTTATCCAAACTCGCACCGGGCGTGCCGGTGGTCGGCGAAGAAGCCGCCCATGCCAACGAGAGCGTCCTTGAGTATCTGGCAGGCGATTGCTGGATCGTCGATCCGATCGACGGCACACGCAATTTCACCAATGGTGAGCCGCCTTTTGGCATCCTCATCGCGCGCGCATCGGGCGGAGAGGCGCAATCGGGCTGGATCTATGACTGCCTGTCCGGCCGCTTCTGCGTTGCACACAGCGGCACGGGTGCGTTTATCGGCGGGGAAAAGGTCTCAGCCGGTTCAACTGGAGAAACACCGCCGGTCGCTGCGATCTCCCTCATCTTCATGGATGATGCGCAGCGCGAGGCTGTTAAGGCGCACATCTGCCCGCACTATCGCCTCACCGACATTCCGTACTGCGCGGCGGAGCAATACCCGCGCCTCGTGCTCGGCACGAACGATGTCTCGATTTTCGAGCGTACACTCGCGTGGGACCATGCGGCAGGCGTGCTGTGGCTCAATGAAGCCGGCGGCAAGGCCGCGCGGCTCGATGGATCACCCTACCGCGTGGATGAATGGCAAAGAAAAGGGCTGGTCGGTGCCGCCAGCCCTCGCCTTTACGATGATATGGTGGAGCGGCTGAACGCGCTTCCCGCGTAA
- the argJ gene encoding bifunctional glutamate N-acetyltransferase/amino-acid acetyltransferase ArgJ yields the protein MDLETSPLARPFPDMPAIDGVTLRVARARYKNWDRADLTYAELAEGTALAGVFTRNVCCSTEVEMGRERVAKGRARALIVNAGNSNAFTGYRGREAVEQITGQVAEQLGCGPEEVLVSSTGVIGVPLPQDKARDGVSTALTSEPCTWEEAAAAIGTTDTFTKGATATAMIGETKVTLNGIIKGSGMIAPDMATMLGYIFTDAAVEPAFLQECLSAANKRTYSCITVDSDTSTSDTVLAFATGKAANAPLTSFDDPGADAFMAALEDVCRELAHLVVRDGEGASKFITVSVSGAQSDDSARRVGLAIANSPLVKTAIAGGDANWGRVVMAVGKAGEPADRDTLSIAFGGHWAAKNGLPVEDYDEGPVAKHLQGDEVEITVDLGIGNGHATVWTCDLTHGYISINADYRS from the coding sequence ATGGATCTTGAGACTTCCCCGCTTGCCCGCCCTTTTCCAGACATGCCCGCGATCGACGGAGTGACGCTGCGCGTCGCGCGGGCGCGATACAAGAATTGGGACAGGGCGGATTTGACCTATGCCGAGTTGGCCGAGGGCACCGCGCTGGCGGGCGTTTTTACGCGCAATGTGTGCTGCTCGACCGAAGTCGAAATGGGTCGCGAGAGGGTTGCCAAAGGCCGCGCGCGGGCGCTGATCGTCAATGCGGGCAATTCGAACGCCTTTACCGGCTATCGCGGGCGCGAGGCGGTGGAGCAGATCACCGGACAGGTGGCGGAACAATTGGGCTGCGGTCCGGAAGAGGTGCTCGTTTCCTCGACCGGTGTGATCGGCGTGCCCTTGCCCCAGGACAAGGCGCGCGACGGTGTCAGCACTGCCCTGACTTCAGAACCGTGCACCTGGGAAGAGGCAGCAGCGGCTATCGGCACGACGGATACCTTTACCAAGGGTGCCACGGCCACCGCGATGATCGGCGAAACGAAGGTCACGCTCAACGGCATCATCAAGGGCAGCGGCATGATCGCGCCAGACATGGCGACGATGCTGGGCTATATCTTTACCGATGCTGCGGTCGAGCCTGCGTTTCTGCAGGAATGCCTCTCCGCCGCAAACAAGCGCACCTACAGCTGTATCACCGTCGATAGCGACACGTCGACCAGCGACACGGTGTTGGCCTTCGCCACTGGCAAGGCGGCCAATGCACCCCTCACCTCTTTTGATGATCCCGGCGCAGATGCCTTTATGGCGGCGCTGGAAGATGTCTGCCGCGAGCTCGCTCATCTCGTCGTCCGCGATGGCGAAGGGGCGAGCAAGTTCATTACCGTTTCGGTGTCCGGTGCTCAAAGCGATGACAGCGCGCGCCGCGTGGGCTTGGCAATTGCGAATTCGCCGCTGGTGAAGACGGCTATCGCGGGCGGTGATGCCAATTGGGGCCGTGTTGTGATGGCCGTCGGCAAGGCCGGAGAGCCTGCGGACCGCGATACACTCTCCATTGCATTCGGCGGGCATTGGGCTGCGAAGAACGGCCTGCCGGTCGAGGATTATGACGAGGGTCCGGTCGCGAAACATCTCCAAGGGGATGAAGTGGAGATCACCGTAGATCTCGGCATCGGCAACGGCCACGCCACCGTCTGGACCTGCGACCTGACCCATGGCTACATCAGCATCAATGCGGATTACCGCTCGTGA
- the trxA gene encoding thioredoxin, with protein MATINVTDDSFQSDVLDADKPVLVDFWADWCGPCKMIAPALEELSDELADKVTIAKMDIMENPDVPGKMGVQSIPFLVVFKNGEPVAQQMGAAPKNALKQWLESHV; from the coding sequence ATGGCCACAATCAATGTCACCGATGACAGCTTCCAGTCCGACGTGCTGGATGCCGACAAGCCCGTTCTCGTCGATTTCTGGGCAGACTGGTGCGGCCCGTGCAAGATGATTGCGCCCGCGCTGGAAGAACTGTCTGATGAGCTGGCCGACAAGGTCACCATCGCCAAGATGGACATCATGGAAAACCCCGATGTCCCCGGCAAGATGGGTGTCCAGTCGATCCCCTTCCTCGTCGTGTTCAAGAATGGCGAGCCGGTTGCCCAGCAGATGGGTGCCGCGCCGAAAAACGCTCTCAAGCAGTGGCTTGAATCGCACGTTTGA